The Pseudomonas viciae genomic interval CTGGGGCGTCAGGCTAGAGGAAGCTTTTGTGAGACGCTGTAGGACTAATCCGAAAAAGAAGAAGGAAAAGCGTCATCCCGATCAACCGAGGAAAACCAGAGCCGAATGCTGTCCCTGTGGCGAGGGGATTTATGTGGGAGCAAAGCTTGCTCGCGAAACATGCATCTCGATCCCTGCAACACCGAATCGTCTTCATCGCGGGCAAGCCTTGCTCCCACCAGACACGGGTTATCCCCTTGCCACATGGTTCTTCAGGTATTGAGCCAAGTGTTCCATGGCCTGGCGCAGCTTCTCCACGGCGTCGGCGAGCAGCGATTCATCGCCCCCGCGGCAGGCGTCTTCCAGGGTTTCGCAGGCAACGATCAGGCGTTGCGCCTGGATAATCCGCGCGCCACCCTTGATTCGATGCGCCAGGTCCGCCAATCCAGGCACATCGTGCTGGGCGAACAAGCGCAGCAGTCGTGTTTCATCTTCGGCATTGCTGCTGACCAGCTCTTCCAAGAGGCTTTTGATCGAGGCGGTATCGCCGCCAGTCAGTTGTTCGAGGCTGGTCAAGTCGATGCCGTCGGTGGACGGCGAGGCATTCGGCATGATCGACGCCAGACGCGTGCTGAGCTGCCTGAGGCTGATGGGTTTGAACAGGCAATCGTCCATTCCAGCTTCGGCGCAGCGTTGCTTTTCCTCGGGCTGGGCGTTGGCCGTGAATCCCAGGATCACACCCGGCGACAAACCTTGGGCGCGCTCCTCGGCGCGAATGTTCCGGGCCAGTTCGTAGCCGCTCATCAACGGCATGTTGCAGTCGGTGATGACCACATCAAAGTGATCCCCGCGCCAGGCATGCAAGCCTTGAACACCGTCCTCGGCATCCTCGACGCGATGCCCCAGGTAGCCCAGTTGTTGGGACAGCAGCAATCGGTTGGCCGGGTAGTCATCGACCACCAGGATGTTCAGCACCCGGCCCGGCAACAGCGCCTCGATCTCTGCCGGCGGCGCTTCTGCCAAGGCGTCGAACACAGGCAGGCTCAGCAGGACTTCAATCTGCGTGCCCTCCCCCGGCACGCTGCTCAGCGCCAGGGTGCCGCCCATCATTTCGCACAAGGTGCGGCTGATCACCAGCCCCAGCCCGGAACCACTGCGCGCCGACTGGGTGTTATGGCTGGCCTGGGTAAAAGGGCTGAACAGCCGCCGCTGATCCTCCAGGGAAATACCGCAACCGGTGTCCTCGACCCGCAGACAGATTCCCAGACGCTCATTGTCACGGGCTTGGGCCCGTACAATCAGGCGCACTTCCCCCTGGTCAGTGAACTTGATGGCATTGCTCAACAGGTTCGACACGACCTGCTTGAAACGCAACGGGTCGATCAACACATCGCGATCGCTCGCTGCATCCAGATCCAATTGCAGACGCAGGTACTTCTGTCGGGCCAGGCCTTCGAAAATCCGCGCCAGCGACTCGATCAGAGCCCGCAGATTGGCTCGCTCCGGCGCCAGGGACAGCTTGCCCGATTCGATGCGGGCGATGTCGAGGATGTCGCCGATCAAGTCCAGCATACCGTGGGCGGCGCCCGAAGCGACTTCGATGGCAAACCGATCCACGACACCCTGGTCGGCCTTTTTCATCGCCAGCTCCAGCATGCCGATCACCGCATTCATGGGCGTGCGGATTTCATGGCTCATGGTCGCCACGAAGGTGGTCTTGGCCCGATTGGCGTCGTCGGCGCGCTCCTTGGCCACCCGCAACTGCTCCAGCAGCCGCCGCAGATAAAACACCCACGCCAACGTCACCAGCAACAGCAACGCGGCGACGGCGAACCCTTGGATGATGGTCGTGCGGTTGCGCAGCCAGTAGCTGTCATCGATCACCACTTCACTGCGCCAGCGGTTGGTCAGCTCGTCCATTTCTTCGGGGGAAATGCTCAGCAGCGCCTTGTCCAGGATCGAGTAAAGCTCCAAGGCTCCTCGATTCGTCGCCAGGGCAACCCGCGCCGGCAAGGTGCCCACGGTACTGGTGACTTGCAACGTGTCGCGGTACTGGTGGGAGATCAGGTAGCGGGCGCTGATCAGTGGATTGATCGCACCGTCCGCCGTGCCTGCGGCGACCATGGCCATGGCGTCGGCGGTATTCTGCGCGACCAGCAACTGCACGCGGGGAAACTGCTCGAGCAGGAACTCGCGCAGTACGTTGCCACGCACCAGCGCCAGGCGCTTGCCGGCCATCTGGTCCAGGGTCAGCGGGACCTTGGCCCGAGCGGGCACCACCAGTACGAACGGGTTGGTCAGGTACGGTCGGGTAAAGCGCAACTCGTCTTCAAGTTCGGTGCTGGGTATGGCAGTCGCCAAAACGTCAGCCTCGCCACTCTCGATCTGCCCGATCAGTTCGTCAATCGAGTCGCCGCGCTGCACATCGAACTTCAACCCGGTGCGCAAGCTGATCCGGGCCAGCACATCGGCGCTGATACCGCGCAAATGGCCCTGTTCATCGATGAACGTCAGCGGCAGGAAGTTTTCGTTGATCGCGACCTTGATCCGCGGATGGGTATCCAGCCAACGTTGTTCCTTGACGCTGAAATGCAGCGCCTGCTGACCCGGCATGCTCGCGCCGCCAGCGCTCCAGCGGCGCAGGATGCTCATGCGTTCGCCCGCGGGAATGGCTTGCAGCGCCGCGTTGACCACGGTTAACAGGCGCCCATTGTCGCGCCTGAGCGCAAAGGCGAACGGCTGCACTTCCATACGGGAGAAATCCGCCAGTTGGATATTGTTCAGGTAATTCTTGCTGATCAGGTAATTGGCACTGATCGAGTCTCCCAGATAGACGTCGGCCTGACCGAACGCCACGGCGCCGATGGCGCTCAGGGTCGAGGGGTACAACTGCAGGGAGGCATCGGGATAGAACGCCTCGACCGTCTCCGGCGGCAAATAGTGATAAAGCATCGCCACCCGTTTGTCCGCCAAGTCCGCGGGCAAGTCCTGGCTGTCGTCGATGCGGGCCACGAGGGTCGGCAGGTCATCGGCGTAGGCCTGGGACATCGCCAAGGCCGGGTCGCTGGCTTCAAAGCCGTTGGCGGTGCCGAGCAGGTCAACCTCACCGCTGCGCAGGGCCTGGAGCGATTCGGCACGGGACGGGTAGCGCTGCACCTGCACGTTGACGTGCAGCAACTGCCCGAGCAACTGGGCATAGTCGGCGGTCAGGCCTTCATAGTCGCGGCCATTGCCGGTGATGCCGAAAGGTGGATCATCCGGCGCCGAGGCGCCCAGCAACAACGTGCCCTTTTGACGCAGCCAGGTCCAATCGGCTTCGTCCAGAGACACCGAATAGTCGCTCGCATGGGAACGCCCGAGCACCTGCAGCGTCTCGGGTGCCGCACCAGCCTGTGGCGCCACACTCAATGAGCCCAGCAACAGCGCCGCCAGGCCTGTGCGTAAAAGCATCATCTCGATCAAGTTGTTTCGCTTGGCGTAATCGGCCCGGCGCACCACCGACTTCACCATAAGTCAGGGTGACCGGCTGATGGGTTCAGACTGCCAATACGAGGGAACAGCGAACCGAGCCTTTCAAACAGCGGGAGGCGTGCAGTGAGTGTAGGAAGTTTCTGAGGAATTTCCTGCGAGTTGCCCAGGCCCCCATTCAGGGTCCGGAACTGTGGGAGCGGGCTTGCTCGCGAAAGCGGTGGGTCAGTCAATATATTTCTAGCTGATACACCGCCTTCGCGAGCAAGCCCGCTCCCACATGGTTTTTGCAGCGCGGCTCTGGCCTATACAGCGGCCAACAGCACATCTCGCACCGCACGAGCCTGCCCGCGGTTTTTCCCGTGCTCATACAACGAGCCGGCGATCTCATCGGCACGCACCGGCAGAATCGACAGCAAGGTGTCGCTCAGGCCATGGCTGGCCTGGCAGAAGCCCTGCATGTAGATCGCCGCCTTGCAGCGCTCGTCGGTGATCAACTTGTAGTTGCGGTCCACCTCGAAATCCCCCAGGTATTGCGCAAGCGGGCTCAACAGTGTGCGGTGCATCTGCCGTTCGTAACCGGTGGCCAGCACCACCGCGTCATAGCGGCGCACGGTCAGCTCGCCGGTGGCGTTGTTGCGCACCATCAGTTCCACCCCGGCGTCGGTGGCCGTGGCTTTCTCCACCGTGGTCAGGGTGCGGAACGCATGCCGCGCCACGCCGGAGACTTTCTGGCGATAGAAAATCCCGTAGATGCGTTCGATCAAGTCGATGTCCACCACCGAATAGTTGGTGTTGTGGTATTCGTTGACCAGGCGCTCGCGCTCGCTGTGGGGTTGCTGGAACACCAGGTCGGTGAACTCCGGCGAGAACACTTCGTTGACGAACGGGCTGTCGTCCGCCGGCTTGAGGGCCGAGCCGCGCAGGATCATGTCGACCTGCACCGAAGGGAAGCTGTCGTTGAGGTCGATGAAGGCTTCCGCCGCGCTCTGGCCGCCACCGATGATGGCGATGTTCATCGGCTGGCCGCTCACGCACGGCTGGGTCGTCATGCGCTCCAGGTACTGGGAATGGTGGAACACCCGGCCGTCATCCTTGAAGGCCTTGAACGCCTCGGGAATGCGTGGTGTACCGCCGGCACTGACCACCACCGAACGGGCGGTGCGCACGAACTCTTCGCCCTGGGTATTGCGGGAAATCACCCGCAGCGCTTCGACCTGCTGGTTGTGCAGCACTGGTTCGATGCGCAGCACTTCTTCACCGTAGCGGCTCTGCCCGGCGAACTGTGCGGCGACCCAGCGCAGGTAGTCGTTGTACTCCATGCGGCACGGGTAGAAGGTGCCGAGGTTGATGAAGTCCACCAGGCGGCCATGGTGCTTGAGGTAATTGACGAACGAATAAGGGCTGGTGGGGTTGCGCAGGGTCACCAGGTCCTTGAGGAAGGAGATCTGCAACTCACTCTGGGTCACCAGGGTGTTGCCATGCCAGCGGTAGTCGGCCTGTTTGTCGAGGAACAGCACATCCAGTTCGCCCTGGATCGGGGCCCGCTCCTGCAGCGCGATGGCCAGCGCCAGGTTCGAGGGGCCGAAGCCGATGCCGATCAAGTCGTGAACAACGGGCGAAGCAATTGCCTGTGTCATGTCCAGTGTCCTCTGGAGAAGCCCCGCAACAGGGCGCGAAAAGCCTGGGGAACCTGCCCAGCGTTTGTGGGGCCGGCAAGTCGTCTGTTGAGAGGAACGAGGACAATGAAAAAAAATTTACCGCGATGCGATCAGCGTGGGTCGATTATTGCGCGTCCCACTGTCGCACCCGAACGCGACAGTGCTTCATGGCGTTGACGATGTGTTTTTCCACCAACGCCCGGGAAATGCCCAGGCGCTCGGCGATTTGCGGGTGGGACAGGCCTTCGAGCTTGCGCAACAGGAAACTCTCGCGGCACAGCGGTGGCAACTCGGCCAGGGCCCGTTGCAGCATGTCCAGGCGCTGGCCATGGTCGAGGCTGGTGTGGGGCGACGGTGTGAAAAAGCGCTCTTCGCTGTCCAGCACATCCAGGGATTCGACCTGGCGCAGGGTATTGCGCCGATGCCCATCGATCACCAGGTTCAACGCGGTGCGGTACAGGAACGCCCGGGGCTGTTCGATGGGGGTGTCACTGGCACGCTCCAGCACCCGCACATAGGCGTCATGCACCACATCCTCGGCCGCCTGGCGGTTGCCTAGCCTGGCGTTCAGGAAACACACCAGCTCGCGATAGTAGTTTTCCAACATGACTCCCGTGCGCAATGGCTGCGACAGCTATCCCTGTGCCCACTCGACATGCCTGGAAACAGGCAATGGCACGATGGTGGCAGATTCAATCGCGTAATTTATAGTAATTCTCATATAGATTTAAAGCTTTCGTTTGTATCCGGCCTGATTCATTCAGATAAGTAGGCGCCAGGCACCGCTTTTGTGGCGAGGGAGCTTGCTCCCTCGCCACAGGGGTCTGTGGCGCTTCAACTGATTTTCCCAACCTGCTACCAAGTGTTTCACACCAGTAAATTCCCGTCCGGAGCGCTCGTTTACCAAGACAGCCTCCCGTCCCTGCCCTTCATGGAACGGGCCCGACACCTCCGGCCGGAACCCTGCATGAAACGTCCCCGCCCTACCCGACGCGCCTGGCTTTTAACCTTCGCCCTGCTTCCAGCCGTGGCCTTCGCCACCTGGCAAGCGGTGGCACCGAGCCGTGAATCCCTGGTCACCGCACCCGTCACCCGTGGCGATATCGAAAACAGCGTCACCGCCCTGGGCACCCTGCAACCACGGCGTTATGTGGACGTGGGCGCCCAGGCCTCCGGGCAGATCCAGAAGATTCATGTGGAAGCCGGTGACGAGGTTCGCGAGGGCCAGCTCCTGGTGGAAATCGACCCGTCCAC includes:
- a CDS encoding transporter substrate-binding domain-containing protein; amino-acid sequence: MMLLRTGLAALLLGSLSVAPQAGAAPETLQVLGRSHASDYSVSLDEADWTWLRQKGTLLLGASAPDDPPFGITGNGRDYEGLTADYAQLLGQLLHVNVQVQRYPSRAESLQALRSGEVDLLGTANGFEASDPALAMSQAYADDLPTLVARIDDSQDLPADLADKRVAMLYHYLPPETVEAFYPDASLQLYPSTLSAIGAVAFGQADVYLGDSISANYLISKNYLNNIQLADFSRMEVQPFAFALRRDNGRLLTVVNAALQAIPAGERMSILRRWSAGGASMPGQQALHFSVKEQRWLDTHPRIKVAINENFLPLTFIDEQGHLRGISADVLARISLRTGLKFDVQRGDSIDELIGQIESGEADVLATAIPSTELEDELRFTRPYLTNPFVLVVPARAKVPLTLDQMAGKRLALVRGNVLREFLLEQFPRVQLLVAQNTADAMAMVAAGTADGAINPLISARYLISHQYRDTLQVTSTVGTLPARVALATNRGALELYSILDKALLSISPEEMDELTNRWRSEVVIDDSYWLRNRTTIIQGFAVAALLLLVTLAWVFYLRRLLEQLRVAKERADDANRAKTTFVATMSHEIRTPMNAVIGMLELAMKKADQGVVDRFAIEVASGAAHGMLDLIGDILDIARIESGKLSLAPERANLRALIESLARIFEGLARQKYLRLQLDLDAASDRDVLIDPLRFKQVVSNLLSNAIKFTDQGEVRLIVRAQARDNERLGICLRVEDTGCGISLEDQRRLFSPFTQASHNTQSARSGSGLGLVISRTLCEMMGGTLALSSVPGEGTQIEVLLSLPVFDALAEAPPAEIEALLPGRVLNILVVDDYPANRLLLSQQLGYLGHRVEDAEDGVQGLHAWRGDHFDVVITDCNMPLMSGYELARNIRAEERAQGLSPGVILGFTANAQPEEKQRCAEAGMDDCLFKPISLRQLSTRLASIMPNASPSTDGIDLTSLEQLTGGDTASIKSLLEELVSSNAEDETRLLRLFAQHDVPGLADLAHRIKGGARIIQAQRLIVACETLEDACRGGDESLLADAVEKLRQAMEHLAQYLKNHVARG
- a CDS encoding lysine N(6)-hydroxylase/L-ornithine N(5)-oxygenase family protein; this translates as MTQAIASPVVHDLIGIGFGPSNLALAIALQERAPIQGELDVLFLDKQADYRWHGNTLVTQSELQISFLKDLVTLRNPTSPYSFVNYLKHHGRLVDFINLGTFYPCRMEYNDYLRWVAAQFAGQSRYGEEVLRIEPVLHNQQVEALRVISRNTQGEEFVRTARSVVVSAGGTPRIPEAFKAFKDDGRVFHHSQYLERMTTQPCVSGQPMNIAIIGGGQSAAEAFIDLNDSFPSVQVDMILRGSALKPADDSPFVNEVFSPEFTDLVFQQPHSERERLVNEYHNTNYSVVDIDLIERIYGIFYRQKVSGVARHAFRTLTTVEKATATDAGVELMVRNNATGELTVRRYDAVVLATGYERQMHRTLLSPLAQYLGDFEVDRNYKLITDERCKAAIYMQGFCQASHGLSDTLLSILPVRADEIAGSLYEHGKNRGQARAVRDVLLAAV
- a CDS encoding sigma-70 family RNA polymerase sigma factor is translated as MLENYYRELVCFLNARLGNRQAAEDVVHDAYVRVLERASDTPIEQPRAFLYRTALNLVIDGHRRNTLRQVESLDVLDSEERFFTPSPHTSLDHGQRLDMLQRALAELPPLCRESFLLRKLEGLSHPQIAERLGISRALVEKHIVNAMKHCRVRVRQWDAQ